One window from the genome of Variovorax sp. PAMC26660 encodes:
- a CDS encoding carboxymuconolactone decarboxylase family protein, translated as MKPQPIEYADASDEVRAVFDDIKTSRNVPDVNNFWKYLANDPATLKRTWSSLKEVMAPGALDPVVKEMVYLAVSVTNNCGYCIASHHAGAEKAGMTPAMFAELMGVVGMANETNRLVNGYRVPIDPAFDK; from the coding sequence ATGAAACCCCAGCCCATCGAGTACGCCGACGCCTCCGACGAAGTCAGGGCCGTCTTCGACGACATCAAGACATCGCGCAACGTGCCCGATGTAAACAACTTCTGGAAGTACCTCGCCAACGACCCGGCCACGCTCAAGCGCACCTGGAGCAGCCTGAAGGAAGTGATGGCACCGGGCGCGCTCGATCCGGTCGTGAAGGAAATGGTCTACCTCGCAGTGAGCGTCACCAACAACTGCGGCTACTGCATCGCGAGCCACCACGCCGGCGCCGAGAAGGCCGGCATGACGCCCGCGATGTTCGCCGAGCTGATGGGCGTGGTCGGCATGGCCAACGAGACCAACCGGCTGGTGAATGGCTACCGCGTGCCGATCGATCCGGCGTTCGACAAGTAG
- a CDS encoding helix-turn-helix domain-containing protein, whose protein sequence is MAQGKRISADIDSGALQAIKDMGAAAKLARIDAGEGQAAAAARLGVHVQTVARIESGEPGVAIGHVLGMLALYGVTTRLLTPGDESASASSLTPSTDAAAP, encoded by the coding sequence ATGGCTCAAGGCAAACGCATTTCAGCAGACATCGACAGCGGCGCTCTTCAGGCAATCAAGGACATGGGTGCAGCCGCCAAGCTGGCACGCATCGATGCCGGTGAAGGCCAGGCCGCCGCTGCCGCCCGACTGGGTGTGCACGTCCAGACGGTCGCCCGAATTGAATCGGGCGAACCAGGCGTTGCCATCGGGCACGTGCTGGGCATGCTGGCGCTTTACGGCGTTACAACCAGGTTGCTGACGCCAGGCGACGAGTCGGCGTCTGCTTCCAGCCTCACGCCTTCGACAGACGCCGCCGCGCCTTGA
- a CDS encoding GIY-YIG nuclease family protein encodes MPRTLPASPPTPTPTPYWLYLLECEGGVYYAGIAIDVEQRFFQHLFGLGAKFTRARPPLRVLAAREYPDKGTALRAEIKVKALPRARKLAFFETMA; translated from the coding sequence GTGCCTCGAACCCTGCCTGCCTCGCCGCCCACGCCCACGCCCACGCCTTACTGGCTCTACCTTCTCGAATGCGAGGGCGGCGTGTACTACGCGGGAATCGCGATCGACGTGGAGCAGCGCTTCTTTCAGCACCTCTTCGGGCTGGGTGCCAAGTTCACACGCGCGCGTCCGCCGTTGCGCGTGCTGGCAGCCCGTGAATACCCTGACAAAGGCACCGCATTGCGAGCGGAAATCAAGGTCAAGGCATTGCCCCGTGCCCGGAAGCTCGCCTTCTTCGAGACCATGGCGTAG